The following are from one region of the Periophthalmus magnuspinnatus isolate fPerMag1 chromosome 5, fPerMag1.2.pri, whole genome shotgun sequence genome:
- the srsf3b gene encoding serine/arginine-rich splicing factor 3b, with amino-acid sequence MHRDCPLDCKVYVGNLGNNGNKTEIERAFGYYGPLRSVWVARNPPGFAFVEFEDPRDATDAVRELDGRTMCNCRVRVELSNGEKRSRSRGAPPPWSRRPRERDDYRRRSPPARRRSPRRRSFSRSRSRSFSRDRRRERSLSRERNNKPSRSFSRSRSRSRSNDRK; translated from the exons ATGCATCGTGACTGCCCCCTGGATTGCAAGGTATATGTTGGAAATTTGGGTAATAATggaaacaagactgaaatagAGAGGGCATTTGGCTACTATGGCCCTCTGCGCAGTGTATGGGTTGCCCGAAACCCCCCAGGCTTTGCCTTTGTTGAGTTTGAAGATCCCAGAGATGCCACTGACGCAGTGCGGGAGCTTGACGGGAG GACCATGTGTAACTGCCGGGTGAGAGTAGAGCTGTCCAATGGCGAGAAGCGCAGCCGTTCCCGTGGTGCACCCCCTCCATGGAGCAGGCGTCCCAGAGAAAGAGATGATTATAGACGGCGAAGCCCACCAGCCAGGAGAAG ATCACCACGCAGGAGAAGTTTTAGCCGCAGTCGAAGCag ATCCTTCTCTAGGGataggaggagggagaggtcgCTGTCTCGGGAGAGGAACAACAAACCCTCAAGATCCTTCTCACGCTCTAGGAG TCGCTCCAGGTCAAATGACAGGAAATGA
- the LOC117370507 gene encoding S-adenosylhomocysteine hydrolase-like protein 1 isoform X1, whose amino-acid sequence MSELATGEAKAEGKQASKEVKESENVAEKYSAMTVSKNSEMNMGDLTTVLSAVPTHKPVKKQIQFVEDKQEFSRFPTKTGRRSLSRSISQSSTDSYSSAASYTDSSDDETSPRDKTQVNVKGSSDFCVKNIKQAEFGRREIEIAEQDMAALISLRKRAQSEKPLAGAKIVGCTHITAQTAVLIETLVALGAQCRWTACNIYSTQNEVAAALAESGVAVFAWKGESEDDFWWCIDCCVNTEGWQPNMILDDGGDLTHWMYKKYPNVFKKIRGIVEESVTGVHRLYQLSKAGKLCVPAMNVNDSVTKQKFDNLYCCRESILDGLKRTTDVMFGGKQVVVCGYGEVGKGCCAALKALGAIVYVTEIDPICALQACMDGFRVVKLNEIIRHVDVIITCTGNKNVVTRDQLDRMKNGSIVCNMGHSNTEIDVASLRTPELTWERVRSQVDHVIWPDGKRVILLAEGRLLNLSCSTVPTFVLSITATTQALALIELYNAPEGRYKQDVYLLPKKMDEYVASLHLATFDAHLTELSDEQAKYLGLNKNGPFKPNYYRY is encoded by the exons ATGTCAGAATTGGCCACTGGAGAGGCAAAAGCAGAAGGGAAGCAGGCAAGTAAAGAAGTCAAAGAAAGCGAAAATGTGGCAGAGAAATATTCTGCCATGACAGTGAGCAAAAACAGCGAGATGAACATGGGGGATCTGACCACTGTTCTCAGCGCTGTGCCCACCCACAAACCTGTTAAAAAG CAAATCCAGTTTGTGGAGGACAAACAGGAGTTCAGCAGATTCCCGACCAAAACTGGCCGGCGTTCACTGTCCCGCTCCATCTCTCAGTCCTCCACTGACAGCTACAGCTCTG CTGCATCCTACACAGATAGCTCAGATGACGAGACCTCTCCCCGGGACAAAACCCAAGTAAATGTGAAGGGCAGCAGTGATTTTTGTGTGAAGAACATAAAGCAGGCCGAGTTTGGCCGACGAGAGATAGAGATTGCAGAACAAG ATATGGCAGCGCTGATCTCACTCAGGAAGAGAGCACAGAGTGAGAAACCATTGGCAGGTGCCAAAATCGTGGGCTGCACTCACATCACCGCACAGACGGCA GTGCTGATTGAGACTCTTGTGGCTCTTGGAGCTCAGTGCCGCTGGACTGCATGTAACATCTACTCCACTCAGAATGAAGTGGCTGCTGCACTAGCTGAGTCGG GTGTTGCTGTTTTTGCCTggaaaggagagtctgaggatGACTTCTGGTGGTGCATCGACTGCTGTGTCAACACGGAGGGATGGCAACCAAATATG ATCCTCGATGATGGAGGCGACTTGACACACTGGATGTACAAGAAGTATCCAAATGTGTTTAAGAAGATCAGGGGCATTGTGGAAGAAAGTGTCACTGGTGTTCACAG GCTATATCAGTTGTCCAAAGCAGGGAAGTTGTGTGTGCCAGCAATGAATGTAAATGATTCAGTGACAAAACAGAAATTTGACAATCTTTATTGCTGCAGAGAGTCAATTCTGGATGG tttGAAGAGAACCACAGacgttatgtttggaggaaagcAGGTGGTTGTGTGTGGGTATGGGGAG GTTGGAAAAGGGTGCTGTGCTGCTTTGAAAGCTTTGGGTGCCATTGTGTATGTTACAGAGATTGATCCCATCTGTGCCCTTCAGGCCTG CATGGATGGGTTCAGAGTAGTCAAGCTCAATGAAATCATTCGTCATGTGGATGTGATCATAACATGCACTG GTAATAAGAATGTGGTGACAAGAGACCAACTGGACCGGATGAAAAATGGCTCTATTGTGTGTAACATGGGACACTCCAATACTGAAATTGATGTG GCAAGTCTTCGAACCCCAGAATTGACTTGGGAGAGAGTGCGTTCTCAAGTCGATCACGTCATTTGGCCTGATGGGAAGAGAGTAATTCTGCTTGCAGAG GGTCGTCTTCTGAACCTCAGCTGCTCCACTGTTCccacttttgttttgtccatcACAGCCACAACTCAA GCCCTGGCACTTATAGAGCTGTACAATGCTCCAGAGGGACGATACAAGCAGGATGTTTACTTGCTTCCCAAAAAGATGG atgaatatgttGCCAGTTTGCATCTAGCTACATTTGATGCCCACCTCACTGAGTTGTCTGATGAGCAAGCTAAATACCTCGGCCTGAACAAAAATGGCCCATTCAAACCCAACTACTACAG GTACTAA
- the LOC117370507 gene encoding S-adenosylhomocysteine hydrolase-like protein 1 isoform X2 yields MSELATGEAKAEGKQASKEVKESENVAEKYSAMTVSKNSEMNMGDLTTVLSAVPTHKPVKKQIQFVEDKQEFSRFPTKTGRRSLSRSISQSSTDSYSSDSSDDETSPRDKTQVNVKGSSDFCVKNIKQAEFGRREIEIAEQDMAALISLRKRAQSEKPLAGAKIVGCTHITAQTAVLIETLVALGAQCRWTACNIYSTQNEVAAALAESGVAVFAWKGESEDDFWWCIDCCVNTEGWQPNMILDDGGDLTHWMYKKYPNVFKKIRGIVEESVTGVHRLYQLSKAGKLCVPAMNVNDSVTKQKFDNLYCCRESILDGLKRTTDVMFGGKQVVVCGYGEVGKGCCAALKALGAIVYVTEIDPICALQACMDGFRVVKLNEIIRHVDVIITCTGNKNVVTRDQLDRMKNGSIVCNMGHSNTEIDVASLRTPELTWERVRSQVDHVIWPDGKRVILLAEGRLLNLSCSTVPTFVLSITATTQALALIELYNAPEGRYKQDVYLLPKKMDEYVASLHLATFDAHLTELSDEQAKYLGLNKNGPFKPNYYRY; encoded by the exons ATGTCAGAATTGGCCACTGGAGAGGCAAAAGCAGAAGGGAAGCAGGCAAGTAAAGAAGTCAAAGAAAGCGAAAATGTGGCAGAGAAATATTCTGCCATGACAGTGAGCAAAAACAGCGAGATGAACATGGGGGATCTGACCACTGTTCTCAGCGCTGTGCCCACCCACAAACCTGTTAAAAAG CAAATCCAGTTTGTGGAGGACAAACAGGAGTTCAGCAGATTCCCGACCAAAACTGGCCGGCGTTCACTGTCCCGCTCCATCTCTCAGTCCTCCACTGACAGCTACAGCTCTG ATAGCTCAGATGACGAGACCTCTCCCCGGGACAAAACCCAAGTAAATGTGAAGGGCAGCAGTGATTTTTGTGTGAAGAACATAAAGCAGGCCGAGTTTGGCCGACGAGAGATAGAGATTGCAGAACAAG ATATGGCAGCGCTGATCTCACTCAGGAAGAGAGCACAGAGTGAGAAACCATTGGCAGGTGCCAAAATCGTGGGCTGCACTCACATCACCGCACAGACGGCA GTGCTGATTGAGACTCTTGTGGCTCTTGGAGCTCAGTGCCGCTGGACTGCATGTAACATCTACTCCACTCAGAATGAAGTGGCTGCTGCACTAGCTGAGTCGG GTGTTGCTGTTTTTGCCTggaaaggagagtctgaggatGACTTCTGGTGGTGCATCGACTGCTGTGTCAACACGGAGGGATGGCAACCAAATATG ATCCTCGATGATGGAGGCGACTTGACACACTGGATGTACAAGAAGTATCCAAATGTGTTTAAGAAGATCAGGGGCATTGTGGAAGAAAGTGTCACTGGTGTTCACAG GCTATATCAGTTGTCCAAAGCAGGGAAGTTGTGTGTGCCAGCAATGAATGTAAATGATTCAGTGACAAAACAGAAATTTGACAATCTTTATTGCTGCAGAGAGTCAATTCTGGATGG tttGAAGAGAACCACAGacgttatgtttggaggaaagcAGGTGGTTGTGTGTGGGTATGGGGAG GTTGGAAAAGGGTGCTGTGCTGCTTTGAAAGCTTTGGGTGCCATTGTGTATGTTACAGAGATTGATCCCATCTGTGCCCTTCAGGCCTG CATGGATGGGTTCAGAGTAGTCAAGCTCAATGAAATCATTCGTCATGTGGATGTGATCATAACATGCACTG GTAATAAGAATGTGGTGACAAGAGACCAACTGGACCGGATGAAAAATGGCTCTATTGTGTGTAACATGGGACACTCCAATACTGAAATTGATGTG GCAAGTCTTCGAACCCCAGAATTGACTTGGGAGAGAGTGCGTTCTCAAGTCGATCACGTCATTTGGCCTGATGGGAAGAGAGTAATTCTGCTTGCAGAG GGTCGTCTTCTGAACCTCAGCTGCTCCACTGTTCccacttttgttttgtccatcACAGCCACAACTCAA GCCCTGGCACTTATAGAGCTGTACAATGCTCCAGAGGGACGATACAAGCAGGATGTTTACTTGCTTCCCAAAAAGATGG atgaatatgttGCCAGTTTGCATCTAGCTACATTTGATGCCCACCTCACTGAGTTGTCTGATGAGCAAGCTAAATACCTCGGCCTGAACAAAAATGGCCCATTCAAACCCAACTACTACAG GTACTAA